The sequence AAAAATCTatgacggttaacctacgaaaaaaaaccggacgaaagtggtgggacgaaaaaaaacctggaagcgagactaccaactgctccattaggagtagagactagTAGGTTGATCGCTAATAGCATGTCCAGCCACGCCCCCAACAAGGCCTCCCCGGCGATTTTCGTTCGCCGGCGTCAAAAAATCGGCCCAATTGCGTTCTCAGGGGCCCATTTTTCGCCGGCTCAGGTCGAaattggtgccggcggacccaatCCGAACCCGGCATGCTGGGGGGCGTTTGGGGacgccgggcgaatcgtttttggcgcgaaagcaccatgggccagccgcgtcagcaaCATCGCCCGCCTCATCTTCTCCTGACACCTCGGTTTCccacggggaatcaatggcaaggctgccgccggccagctttgccattgatttctcacgggcggcgcgtcacggagCGGCGCGCCGAGGCCTCCCCTCCCTCGGACGCGTACACACGGACGCGGCGCGGCTATATATGGCCTCTCTCGCCTGTGATGAGTGCCACCTCtccacctctcccgagcgccgccgccgagctcttctctcccgccgatctcttctccccagccactccatctccccgatggccgagcgtttccccggagacgaggcggcggccaacggcttcggccgccgttcgctccgcgaacaggagtcatggctcctgttccaggcgaacatcccggcgccgccggacatgcgcgccgggccgacgggctggaggctcagcaatgagggagtgcccattcccccgttgtcCGACGCCGTCGCCAAGCCATCCTACTTCGTCGACGAGGTCGAGATcgcgcgcgcctccctcaccgacgccgagCTCTCCCTGCCCCAGTACGCCGtcgacaaccacgcggcttgggcggcatacttcgagcgccgccaacagcagcggctggcgtccaccaacggggtgCCGTTGGTCGGCGGCatcaagaacagcgaggggcgccacctgtggtggggcgtccccggccgcacgcttgagggcgtgctgacgcacctcaAGGGTGGCAACAACCCACCGTTGGCGTACCCCCAGCTAGGGCGGCCACCGCGGCGCACCGCCGACGCGACGGgcaatgggcgccaaggaggttcggctcctcctcctcttcttcttcgccgcgcTCTTCCTCCCAATTCTTCGGCACTCcgacgctgctcggcgtcaaggttGAGCCCGCGGTGGAGACGCcactcggccggcgcactcgcagcggcGGCATCGTCATcagcgagggcggccggcgcgcgtccTCATCGGCTCCTCCCCCGCGCTttgtcaagccgaagacggagtcgggtttcgcgccggtgaagacggagccggggctggcgccggtgatggcggagcacggcgaggtcgagctcgacgacgacgcgacCCTCGAATGGGCATGCcaggactccctgaagatggcgagggagcgccagtgcgccgccctgcggcgcttcgcgcagcgccgccgaggccgcgacgaatgaggagtcgtcatcatcgacgacagcgaggacgacgatgacgcgccgccgccgccaccagccgggggggggggggtccagcaggggcgcccgagtcaaggaggagaaggccgacgatggcGACTTCTCGGCCTTCAGCAAAAAAAATTATTAGTTTTTACATGTAATGGCGATTACTCAACTTAAATCGGGGAATATAAACCCAAGTTTGCTGAAATTTGGCGTGTTTTAGCCGAACTTAGCCTAAATTTGCTACACAGTTCTTTTTCCCGCGCCTGGGGCCGGCCCTGAGGGCGGCGGCTGGGGGCTAACTCGTCCCCAGACCCATTTTTTCCGTCAGGTTatccccaggcggcgattttagacgccccctggccccaacggctggagatgctttaACTGAATCCAATCGCGCTTCGGTTGCTTGATTGTGCTTTCTGCAGTAAGAACAGGACGACTCTGGAGGAGCGGAAGAGCAACTCGATGCCTAGTCCTGAGAGGCCGCCCGGTGGGGGTGGAAGAGATCACACCTAGGAAGCAGTTGGATTCAATCCAATCTTCCAGTCCGTTGCACGCACTTTCTCTCGTGTATTGCGTTTCAGCTCATATATCTTCTTCTCTGCGTGTTTTCTCTCTCCGTAACTATACTACGTACTCCCTTTATAAACTAATATAAAAATGTTTAGATCATTAAAATTCACTATTTTATCTAAACGTTTTTATAGTAGTTTTAGTAGTTTACGGAGGAGTAGTACATTGCATATCTTCCACGACTCCTGTCTCGTGCCCTCCGTGTAGCCGTGTAGCGGTGTAGGTATGTCCACATACTCTtgcttgatttttttatttttatttttttgcaagaaaatttctgatctattcatcttcagtcatggcagtacaacggataccagaaataataaaaattacattcagatccatagaccacctagcgacgactaccagcactgaagcgagccgaaggcgcgccgccgtcatcgcccctccatcgccgaagtcgggcacaacttgttgtagtagacagtcgggaagtcgtcgtgctaaggccccgtaggaccagcgcaccagaacagcaaccaccgcagatgaagaataacgtagatcagaaaGATCCAATCCGAAGACACGCGAACGTAgatgaacaacgacgagatccgagcaaatccatcaaagatagatccgccggagacacacctccacacacccaccAACGGTGCTAGACGCCGCCGGAACTCTTGCTTGATTGATGCTTGATAGGAGCTAGCTACTCCTCGTATCTGTACTGCGATTTCCACATAATGTGCATGTTCATGCCCCGGATCAGAGCGCCCTCTGCACCCAAACGTTACCTAGGACGTGTTTGGCTGCCTCAAATAAGAGTTTTCCTTTTATGCCGCCTATCGGGGATTTGACCATTCGAcgaattttacattttttttacaagagaAATTTTTGATCTATTCATCAATCATAGCAGTATAGAGAACACTacaggtaataaaaattacaaccagatCCATAAACCACCTAGCGACGAATAGAGACTGGAGCAAGCCGAAAGGGCGCCGCCATCATCGCCACTTCCTcacggagccgggcaaaccttattgtagtagataattgggaagtcatcgtgctaagaccCCAAAGAACCAGCACATCATAGCaacaaccatcgccgatgaagagaGTTGTAGATCGAAAAGATCAAACCGATAACCACGGGAACGAAGATGAATGCAAAAAGGATCCAAATAGATCCACCAAAAACCAGCACCGACCGCGAGATCTgacagagacacacctccacacgccctccgatgaCGCTATATGCACCATCGGGATGGGGATCGGACATGGAAGACATTATTCCTACCGTGGGACATCGCCATCACCACATAGCCCCAACCAAGACGTTGAATCTAACAAAAACGAGATCGGGGTCCCTCCCACCAGCGAGGGACcgagatcctccgcacctccaCAACCCAAAGGCCATCAGACACGGAGTGGATTGGCTGCGGCGCCGGCGTGGCATCGCCACATTTTAGTATCATTAGCATAAGAAGATACATATGACGAAGATATGTAGTGAAATGCCTCATACACAAACAAGTTTGGGGAGAAGGCAACAACTGTAAAAAGTAGCATGACAAACTTTTCTTTCATCCAACCCATTGCAGTTGGAGCTCTTTCTTACCGCATGTGCATTGTCTTAACCGTTGCCATCATTAGACATATCATCATTCACATGAGTGCCTCATGTTGTACTGTCTATGTTGTCAGTGGGATCATACGGATAGGCAACGCTAAGGTTCACTCTGCCAACACCAATCCCCATGAGCACATACAATCAACCGTACTCGAGTGATCGACACGGATCCACAACAAAAACATCCACATGGCCGTCAAGAGAATTGTCAGAATGTGCAATTCAAGAACATCAACGAAGTAAAGCTTGATCACACATACATGCATGCAGGAATCAATCGTTAGCCCATTGATCTCCTCCCAAATTGAGCATACATATTGTTCACGGTCAAAGGCATTGCCCCAAATCTTCATTCATGCAATCCTAATCTACTGAAATGGACGATAACCCTGAATCGGTACAAAGCTACCACTGTCAGTGCTAAGTAACCATCAACATTGCCATGATGTAACCACTTCATCTTATCCTTGTGTTTTGGGGCTTCATAGCGGCATTGCTGCCGCGGAAGAGGAAGGAGTTGCCGTCGTAGAAGGAGTCTCTGCCATCTCAGAGTAAGGAATTTGGCGTCTTTTATCCTCCTCAAATCTCACATCGGACAAATTGTGCCCAGCGGCAATGGCTCGCTAGAAACAAATTTCATCGAGCATGGCCTAGTTGAAAAGGGAAATTTGTCCAGCtataaaaaacatcttatattaaagAATAAAAAGGAACGAGAAATTTGATTTACCAAAGGTCAAAAAGttatgaagaaggttgcacacatACCTGTTCatgttctttgtgtgcatgtaaTTTCTTATGAAATTATATTTTCCATCtgctaaaaagaaagaaaaggtTATAGCTTGCAAAATTGCTTCTTTAGAGCATTGGGTATTTATGTTTGACCACGACACACAAAAGATTCCTTTTACCATGAAAATTTAAACACAAACAAAACACACGAGTAGTATAAAAAAAGCTCGCTTGTTTAAATATATTTAATGATTTTTTGAAACTTTAATATGTTTAGCGAACTTATTGTTCATCCAGGGAGCATTGCACTGTGGGGAGCCAAAAAAGGCCGCTCCTGGCTTGGATGCTTATCCTCAAGAAAGAACAATATATGACGTGATTTTAGGTAGCGAGAGGAACATATGTCTTTGCTAGAATCACGTTCGCAATTGGCTGCACGGAGTACCTTCCACCGCGACTTTATGAGACACAAAAAATTGCATCTTCCATCACGATTTCACGGATTATATATGCTTCCCGGAATATATCACAGGACATTTGTACTAAGCACGCAGATATACACAGACCGCTTCGTATAATAACGCATAACACGCAATATAAAGTGTAATAATGCAGAGAAATATTCATGCATTTTGTACGAACCAAAAATGATGGTATAAGCATTATTGGAGGTATTCCCAGAGGTGGGAATAATGGGAACATATCAGGTTCCCCAAAGAATGTCCAAAAGAAAATCAGGGCGCAATGGAGCATGCATGGCTGCACACATTCCACAATTATTTGCACTGATCTGCTGATGGTATTATACTATTCTCGCACATAACTAGGGAGAATTTCTTGTGATGCTCATTTCTTGTTTGCAGTCTTCTCTTCATCCATGCAATCATGCATGGTCCACGCAGCGAGCTAACACCCATTTCGAAACAGAAGAGATAAATATGATCCATGCATGCAGCACGGTGAGGTCGTTCTCGTAGATCAAAGATACCTTATGCCCTCCAAGAAATCCTTATCACAATCGGCAATTGTGCTACCTTATGCAGTACACACGCGCACACGAAATGGGGGCCTTGTTTATGCCCTATGATTCTTGAGGAATAGCATCCTCGGATATGGTTCACCACTTTAAGTAATCTGTAGCACACGGTTCTTGATGTGCCTACTCCCGAGGATTGATTCACGAAAAATAAACCCTTTGGATGTATTAATTCTCGTAAACTATGTACGACAAAAAAAGTTTAGGGATATAGAGGTAGTAAGTTTTCTTCGGTCGTTGTACAATATTGCATAGACGTGAGTATAACGTTGAAAATAACTTTTGAATGCAAatccactgatataatttttgGAATATACAATTCATTTTTTAGTTAAAATAAGATTCCAAACACAAGAGAGGTCTGTGTACCGGTCAGAGGTAGCAACATGTTTGTTGTGTTGGATCATAACTATCTATCTATGTGAAATGTCAATGTAAGAGAAGGGTTGTGGACCtgtggtcactacaagatggtggAAATGTAAAGGATTGatgagaaaagaaaaagggaaatggAGATGAAAAGGTCCACTTATTCCCCAAAACAATTTGATTGCCTTATCTTTTCTCTTGGAAAAAATTTGGCCACACCCAACTCTCTAAATTATCTCATCCGGGGAGAGCACTTTAAAGATGTTTATATAGTGCAAAAGGCGCTTTATAAAGTTGTGGCACAAGTTCATAAATGTACCTTTTTAAAAATAAAAGATGGGTATTATGTGACCTGTGCAAAAGAGTGAGTCATATATCTAACTTAATTTTGAACAAATTGCGAATAGCAATGTTCCATAGTCAAACTTTACAACATATATACTTCATCCCATAACTAACATATATGCGATTTTATGTTTCCTTAACCTAGGCATGATTTTGTTAATGCTATGAGGATGATAGTTTAGGAGGTCAAGCAAGCCCAAAGAATAACGAGAAGAACTGAGGAAATAGTTGACAACCGAAGCGCGTATTTTCTCAAGAAAATAATTTTAGAAGGCTATAATTACTGAACTGTAAAGTGAAAGTAATGCATATCCATATGCCGTAGTATGTTTTTCTTCGATACCGAAAGTCAAGAATACATATCTAGTCAAAATGAATTCAAACTTAGAACTGCCACCAATTTGTGTGGGCAAGCAAGACTATGATCCCAATTTAGTCGGCTAGGCCTGCGCTTTTGGCATTGCGGTGGATCATCATAATTTCGGTTGTTTAATGACCTTTTTTTCCTTCATATTCGCGCTCGTTCAACCTGCTTTTGCATACTGTTGTGGTTAACTTTTTTttaattgtttggattgcttaccacatgtcgTTTATATACACAGGGCAATACATACAGTCCAAGAACCACAAAAGTTGACCTCAGTACTTGTGTAACGGGTTGAGCGAGGTCGCTCAGAATGTATTCTCGTGTTCACCCAGATCGCAGGGACTCCCCTGGCCGGGATGCACAGGAGTTGCCACACCtaacagacagacagacagacccAGCCCTATCCATCACCTTATATTCCAttccacacacccacacacactctGGTCATGGCACTTTATGCCGTTAACCACAAAAGGTCAGCGCTGTTTTTGTCTCTGTGTCGGATCAACCAAACAAGAGCCAATTTTTGTCCCACGGATAACGGGAGCAGTGAGGCACACGCTTGGCACTCCAAAAAGGGGCGAGGGCGCTCACGTGGAGCCACATGGTTCACAAGATCTTGGTGCTCCGGCCAAAAAGGATgggattttcccctcgtttccccctTTGATTCCCTCACATGGGATCGGAATAAGAGCTTAGTTTGATCTTGTCGATCGGATCGAGGGAGATGGCAGCACGTACTCTGATTGTTTCATTATGATATAAGGTGGCAAATATAGCTGGACCAATCCTCCTCCTTTGTTAACTACAGAATTGCAAGTGTAACCCGTGtctccttagagcatctacaaaaGAGAAGGCGCGGGAGGCTCGGGATGCGTCCGCCATGTCGGACTGATGGGTGAGACTCACGTGGAAAACCACACGTCTACTAAGCGCCTCCCCCGGTTTGGTCCAGACTCATTCATGGCGCCGGTTCGACGCGCCGTCCGAGGGTCTAAATCCGGCTTTTCAAGCGGCACGGCGAGGCACCCTGTAGCACCGTTCCCATTCCCCTCATCTTcctctcgtccgccgccgccgttgcaccctcctccctctcttccaacccgagctcgtcgtcgtctgccaTGGTCCGACAAAAAATCACGTATTATAAGATGCTCACGCCACGCCCGAACATCGGGCGGAGATTCAAGCCGAGATGCACACTGCGCCGCGTGGTGAAGGAGGCACACTGCGCCGCCGAGCTTGCGacgatggaggagaaggaggagttgTCATAGGAAGAGGGGGAGCCGGGCGCTGACGATGAGGACGTGGCCAaggaggaggacaaggaggcgACAGGCATGGAGCCTGGCAGCTTTGCCATGGTGGAGGCGGAGCCGGAGTCCCAAAACACCCAAGCCACGGAGCCGGCGGCGGCATTTGAGACGGGGCATGCCGCCATCCTCGACTCGATTCAGTCCGAGCGAGAGGTGGTGGCACCTCGCGGACGTGGAGTTGGACGAGTTGTTTGAGTCCCTCTTttggacgacgacgacgaggtgaAGTCGGTATGTGGCCCGCCGCCAATGACTACGAGGCCGATCCGTCCGGCACGGGGGTCATCGACATCTTCGACAACGATTTTTTTTCCTCTCTTCAGTATAGCTCATTTTGCTAATGTATGATCCAGCACCTAGATGAATTTTATGTTGCATGGTGTACTATGAAAATAGGGGTTTAGATTTGAGGATTATTGTTGTATCGACACAGCTCAACGCGTACGCGGGCGTATAGAGTCTGCGGACGTAGAGAGAGTCAAATTTGACTAGTCCGAGATGCTCTTATCCTTCAAATTTTATCTTGCCTGGATTCGATTATCAGATCCTGCCTGTTTGTTTGCCCGAATTTAGTACTCCCCGATCGCAAGACATGTTCAGAAACCGGAATCCATGGCGTGGACAGCAGAGCAGGTCAGCCAGTGATATCTTTTGACATATAGTATTCTCAGGTGTCAGGGCAGCCGCGGGGAGAAGATATGATAGGCTGCCTAGATCCTACAGATCGCGTCTCTGCATTTGCACGCATGTGCTCCGCTTGTGACTGAGCTCTTTTGTACTGCAGTGATTTCCCGTTTGCAGTGAACTGATTTGTTTACGTGTTCACTCTCcgagttttttttttccttttttgagggGTACTCCGAGTCTGTGGCCGttcgttttttttttttgaggaaggtCTGTGGCCGTTCGTGAGTCCACGTACTCATGCAATCGTAGGCCGGACCGGAAAGTGGGCTGAACCGTCAGCATGCGTCATTGGGCCGAAAATGGAGGCTCCGGGAGCGTCAGGCAAAACTCTAGATATTTTCACACTCTCAAAAAATGAACTCTAGATTTTCTCCCTGCTGACTGGGCCGATATCTTCCtcttttttgaagattttttttagCACTGCTATGCACACGACGGGTCCATGCACGATTCACACACGACAAGTCATCTAGACCATTGAATTGCTTCCTTTTTAAAATCTTTGTGGCTTCTAATTAGGTCGTGCACAAATCATGCATCACAGGTCGTGTGCACAACAATTTCGGGTTTTTTCTTCTTCTGTTGGAACACTATTTGTTTTCACTCCCCATATGTCCAAAAAGCGATTTGGGGGATCACAATTTAGCCCCTCCCTTGGTCGACGAGCCTTCGGTTCCTGCCCTCTATCGCTTCGGCGAAGGGTAGGAGAGAGTGCACATGTGCTTCAACTCTTGCGAATAGCTATTATTGGCTCCATGTTTCATTCATCGGTGGTACTGGATAGTAGGTTGCTCGATCGTCTTCGAATCCGACGAGCGAGGGTTGACACTCGATGCCTCCTTGGACGACGGCGGGGTCGACATGTGTCAGAAGGTTTTGGTGGTCTGAATCTAGGAGCAACGTAGAAAAGTTATTAATGGTGGGCAATGGTTCAACTAGGCCCTCCAAAGAGTCAAAATGTAACCTCAACTtctgtagggggggggggggggtcctttctACAGAACTCCATGACATCTGGTTTTCTGGTAGTATTTTGTGGCTTTTACATGTGTAATATTCTTGTCCAAAGATATGCGTGGACATTTATCTGAAAAAAACTTAGATTTCCTTTCACTTAAAGCAAAAAAAGTCTAATGGTTCTAAAAACTAAACTTTTCTGTTGTTAAAGAAAAGATAAAACCTCGATGTTAGGCATGATTTCCTGGAGATCTTTTTTCTGATGCGGCCGAAAACAAAGGGACCATATTGGCATAACAGAGTGACAGAAATGGTTTGGCAATAAGCACAAAGCAACACATTTTGACGGCAAAACAACTCATCAGTGATTCTCTTATATTGGGTTGTTTATCTGCCATTGTTTGTGAAATCTTGACGGTGAAGATGACATCGTACAGAAATGTTCATCATGGTCGACACTACCAAAAAATAGGCGCTGTTCTAGCCTCATGGTATGGCAATTTATCATACGACAAATTACCATCGCATGCTTCTGCCCGGCCAAGCAGTGAAAACACGATGAATATGGAGATCTCATGATCATGTTGAGTTACTATGGTTTGTGTTTATTTTCTCTTGTTCTTGTTCTCTAACAATACATCAACAAATGGAACTTGCAGGGGCATGCGGGTGTGGGGGAACGCACCTGTCCAACCATGCGAGGGCACAACGCGATTTACAAAGACGTTGGGTCCCACACGAGGGCACGACAAGTTTTAAATACTTGGTTGTTGAGATTTATAATTTTGTCGGGCGCTCGAACCAAGTTTTAGAAGTTGAAACTTAAGAAAGTTTTAAAAACTCATCAAAAAGTATTTCAAACGGATCTCATTAAAAGCCTTCATCATCAGAAACATTAATATGCAAATGAAACTTAATTTAAACTTTTGATTCAAAATATATGAAGATTACAAATCAAGAGCCAAAAGAAAAACAAGGGTCACGTGCCCAGCACCTGCATGCTACAAATTCCCTCTGCATCAATAAACGCAACAGTTCAATGCCTCATCTTGTAAAGTGTGACACCCCAGGTAGAGTGTGTTTAACGATCTTGGGGTGACCTATGGAGGTTGGTGGCTCATAGGGATTTTCAAAATCTTTCAAGGCCGGCTGATGTAGTTTTTTGAAACACATGGAATTTCTCTGAGCTCACACTGAAACCTCTAGGGAATAATATTGCGCATAAGAATGGATTCCATATGAATTTAATTGCCCCAATCCAACTACCCAAAGGACTTTCATAGGGGAAAACCAACAGGaccaattttttttctaaaaaccTATAAAAATCTTACAATTCATAAAAGGTATGCAAAAAATTGATATGCAAAACGTATGTTGTTTAATGGGTAGTACTGAGTCAGACGAGAATGGGTAAGATGAGTTTTAAGAGCATCTCAAACAGCTCCTGCAAAAGCTTCCTGTAAAAGTGGTTTTACAGTgtgttactccctctgtaaagaaatataaaagcgtttagatcactactttagaaAAAGTTGGGTGTTTTCTCAGTTTTCATAAAAACTCATCTAGGAAAGTGCCTTtttgcggcggggcggcggcggcggctgacagCGGATGGCGGTAGTCGGCAGTGTGGCGGTCGGCGGAGGCGCGGTGGGTGTAGTGGCGGCGTGGCCGGACTCTTGTGGCGGCTAGGTGACGGGTGCTGACGTGAAAGTTTTACGAAAATGATCATCTTTCCGTAAATATGCGATAAATTTTGGAGAATTTACAGGATTCCGTAAAAAGTTTGTGCGTTTAAGAAAACTGCTGGACAGTTTTTTTTCGCTCAACTTCCTCCTTTACGATGGCTTCGGATTGTGCTACGAACACTCATCGATGAAAGAGAAATATAGAGAGCAGGGAACGGTGGCCATGGCCGGCGGCATCATAGGTGCGGGTACCCTAGGACGGATCAAAGCGGTACCCTATCCACGACGGCACTTCCATCGTCGCCCCGGTAAACATCCGCCATTATAAATACCGCCGAAGCTCCCACTCCCACACGCCTAAACCGCTACGCGTACGCCCCCGGCCAAAACCAAAAGCCCCTCTCCCTTTCCGCCATTAAAATACTCGGGCCGGAAGAAACTCCCCGAAGCACCAGTGACCGTGCTAGGCTGCTAGCGTTGCGTATTGGTGCTGGTGGTATCGAGTTTCGTGCGGCGGCCACCGGTGTAACCTTTGGGAGGTGTTGGGTGGGGGATGTACGGCGCGCCGCTGTCCAAGGACCTCAACCTGCCAGTCCAGCACCAGCCGGCGGCGAACGGCGTGCGCACGCCGCCGCAGATGAGCTCCCCCGGCCTGCTGCGGTACCGGTCGGCCCCGAGCGCCATGTTCGGCGACGTGTGCGGGGACTTCCTCCCGGCCTCCGCGGGCGCTGGCGTGGGGCACCGCCAGGGCAGCCCGGACCACGCCGCCGACACCGGCTTCGCCCGCCTCCTCTCCGGCCACCACACCCAGCACCAGCCCGAGATGAGGGACAAGCCTCCCCGCCCCGCCGCCAGCCACTTCGCCGAGGACGCCGCCGCCTCCATGGCctcgcagcagcagcagctcatgtACCAGTCGCAGCAGCAGATGGCCGCCATGGAGGGGCTATTCCGCACGGCAAGCTCCGGCGCCACGGACCCCGTCGCCACCGGCGGCGGCAACGACAGCCTGCTCCGGCAGAGCAGCTCCCCCGCCGGGTTCCTCAACCATCTGAACATGGACAACGGTTGGTGCCTTAACCCCTTCTCCATTAGTCCTCACGAGCTCTCTTTCTTGGTTCTCGCGCTCGCCATGTAGCGGCACTGCAGCAGCAATCATGAGCTCGCTAGCTAGCTGGGAGTAGACAGCTTGAGTAGCTAGCTGCTTTCCATTTCTGGAACCGTCGCGTCGAGCAGTTAATGGAATACTGGTGCTGCTCTACTCCTAAACCCCGCAGGCTACGGGAGCATGCTCAGGGCGGGCATGGGCGGCGCCGCTGGCGGGGGAGGATACAGGAACGGCGACACGCGGCTCAAGGGGCAGCTGAGCTTCTCGTCGCGGCAGGGGTCGGTGATGTCGCAGATCTCGGAGATGGTGAGCGAGGAACTGGGCGATGGCGACAGCGGCGACGACGAGGCCGGCAGCAACGGAGCCGGCTACGGCGGCATCCCCGGGTACCCGGTGGTCGCCCCCTCGGCCGGCGCCGGCTGGGACGAgccctcgccgtccccgtcgccctcGCTGCTGACGTCCGACGGCCTGCCCGGGCCGGCCGCGAAGCGGCGCCCGCGCGACGGCCCCGCCAACGGCGCGGCGCGGCAGCTGAAGCCGCAGTTCAGCCTGCCGGTCGGCAGCAAGCCGTCGCCGGAGATTGCGGCCATCGAGAAATTCCTCCAGTTCCAGGACTCGGTGCCGTGCAAGATCCGCGCCAAGCGCGGCTGCGCCACCCACCCCCGCAGCATCGCCGAACGGGTCCGTATACTCCACACAgctcaccagtcaccaccatgccatGCCGTTACGTTACGCCTGTATCTCGCCGGCCGATCGATCTTGACGTCGTGGTGTGCGTGCAGGTGAGGAGGACGAAGATCAGCGAGCGTATACGGAAGCTGCAGGAGCTCGTCCCCAACATGGAGAAGGTAACCAACCAACCAATCAATCAAAGCCGTACGGCACAAACGCCGAGGCCGTACCGGCACGGCCGTGGCCCTGCCGGTGCCAGGGATTTAACCCATTAGTAGTAAAAACAGTTGGGCCGCGCATGATTAGTTCTTTCCCCCATTTGGCCCGCGCGCCATGGGAGGACCACG comes from Triticum aestivum cultivar Chinese Spring chromosome 5B, IWGSC CS RefSeq v2.1, whole genome shotgun sequence and encodes:
- the LOC123112401 gene encoding transcription factor bHLH130 is translated as MYGAPLSKDLNLPVQHQPAANGVRTPPQMSSPGLLRYRSAPSAMFGDVCGDFLPASAGAGVGHRQGSPDHAADTGFARLLSGHHTQHQPEMRDKPPRPAASHFAEDAAASMASQQQQLMYQSQQQMAAMEGLFRTASSGATDPVATGGGNDSLLRQSSSPAGFLNHLNMDNGYGSMLRAGMGGAAGGGGYRNGDTRLKGQLSFSSRQGSVMSQISEMVSEELGDGDSGDDEAGSNGAGYGGIPGYPVVAPSAGAGWDEPSPSPSPSLLTSDGLPGPAAKRRPRDGPANGAARQLKPQFSLPVGSKPSPEIAAIEKFLQFQDSVPCKIRAKRGCATHPRSIAERVRRTKISERIRKLQELVPNMEKQTNTSDMLDLAVDYIKELQMQVKVMKDGRASCTCAAGRPPRSFAS